A stretch of [Clostridium] scindens DNA encodes these proteins:
- a CDS encoding cupin domain-containing protein, with protein MTKAGEREVVKVERVNGGAGFIMKEGLLSQEELGEHCKMFSRVTVPANCELGHHEHHGETETYYILSGTGMYEDNGKAIPAEAGDVFFCKDGDGHGIKNTGTEDLTFVALILKK; from the coding sequence ATGACAAAAGCAGGAGAAAGAGAAGTAGTAAAGGTAGAGCGTGTAAATGGCGGAGCCGGCTTCATTATGAAGGAAGGACTTTTAAGCCAGGAGGAATTAGGAGAGCACTGCAAGATGTTCAGCAGGGTGACGGTGCCTGCCAACTGCGAGTTGGGACATCATGAGCATCATGGGGAGACAGAGACGTATTACATCCTTAGCGGAACCGGAATGTACGAAGACAATGGCAAGGCAATCCCCGCAGAGGCAGGAGACGTATTTTTCTGCAAGGACGGAGACGGCCATGGAATTAAGAATACAGGCACAGAAGACTTGACATTTGTGGCATTGATCCTTAAGAAATAA
- a CDS encoding pyridoxal phosphate-dependent aminotransferase has translation MEKKPEFHGSDLEKIASYYHMRKEDIICYSANVNPLGLSEKVKSQLAANLDVITRYPDRDYTSLRETIGAYCHADPGHIMVGNGSTELISLLISQLSPRKALVLGPTYSEYARELSLIGGALQYYHLKESQDFVLDIPDFLQALTDDIGLVILCNPNNPTSSAIHQADMERIIGACKKKGIFVMIDETYAEFAPDPSDITAIPLASRYDNFMVIRGVSKFFASPGLRFGYGITGSKELLSALLLHQNPWSLNSIGAYAGELMLKDSVYIQATWNLIDSERTRVCQELTTIDGLKIYKPYANFVLIRILKDGLTSFDLFEAAIHENLMIRDCSSFETLEGEYIRFCFLMPQENDRLLDCLKRALKARQ, from the coding sequence ATGGAAAAGAAGCCTGAATTTCACGGAAGCGATCTGGAAAAGATCGCAAGTTATTATCACATGCGCAAGGAGGATATCATCTGCTATAGCGCCAATGTCAATCCCCTCGGATTGTCAGAAAAGGTAAAGAGCCAGCTTGCCGCCAATCTGGATGTCATCACCCGCTATCCTGACCGGGATTATACAAGTCTTCGTGAGACCATCGGAGCCTACTGCCACGCCGATCCCGGGCATATCATGGTTGGCAATGGTTCTACGGAACTGATCTCTCTTCTGATCAGCCAGCTCTCACCCAGGAAGGCGCTGGTCCTTGGACCCACTTATTCAGAGTATGCCAGGGAACTTTCCCTGATCGGCGGCGCTTTACAGTACTACCATCTGAAGGAATCTCAGGATTTTGTGCTGGACATCCCTGATTTTCTTCAGGCGCTGACGGATGACATCGGGCTGGTCATCCTCTGCAATCCCAATAATCCCACCTCTTCCGCCATACATCAAGCGGACATGGAGCGTATTATAGGCGCTTGTAAGAAAAAAGGAATCTTCGTCATGATTGACGAGACGTATGCGGAGTTCGCCCCCGATCCGTCCGACATTACGGCAATCCCTCTTGCCAGCAGATATGATAACTTTATGGTAATCCGCGGCGTCTCTAAGTTTTTTGCCTCCCCGGGCTTAAGATTCGGGTATGGAATTACCGGCAGCAAGGAACTCCTCTCTGCCCTCCTTCTCCACCAGAACCCCTGGAGCCTCAATAGCATCGGGGCCTACGCCGGAGAATTAATGCTCAAAGACAGCGTGTATATTCAGGCCACCTGGAATCTGATCGACTCCGAGCGTACCCGCGTCTGCCAGGAGTTAACTACCATAGACGGATTAAAGATATATAAGCCTTATGCCAACTTCGTCCTGATACGGATTCTGAAAGACGGCCTTACTTCCTTTGATCTGTTTGAGGCAGCCATCCATGAGAACCTGATGATCCGGGACTGTTCCTCTTTCGAAACCCTGGAAGGCGAGTATATCCGCTTCTGCTTCCTGATGCCACAAGAGAACGACCGGCTGCTCGACTGCCTGAAACGTGCGCTTAAGGCCCGGCAATAA
- a CDS encoding AAA family ATPase: MKLVITMSRRYGTGASVIAEELSKRLGIPVYDKVNVEQELSRNTYESEVEAIKGLAQKPCIILGRCASEILKDRLNVFNIYVCADKEDRIERIMKKESLTYEEAAQKIDANDRERSRYYHEHTGKAWGDVNNYHMILNTSDLGVENCADILMRYFEQKEYI; encoded by the coding sequence ATGAAATTGGTGATTACGATGAGCCGCAGATATGGTACCGGCGCGAGCGTTATTGCAGAGGAACTGTCGAAGAGGCTTGGGATTCCGGTATATGACAAGGTAAACGTGGAACAGGAACTAAGCAGGAATACCTATGAATCCGAAGTGGAGGCGATCAAAGGGCTGGCACAGAAGCCATGCATTATCCTTGGGCGGTGCGCGTCAGAGATCTTGAAAGACAGGCTTAACGTGTTCAATATCTATGTGTGCGCGGACAAGGAAGACAGGATCGAACGTATTATGAAGAAGGAATCTCTTACATACGAAGAGGCTGCCCAGAAGATTGACGCGAACGACAGGGAGCGTTCCAGGTATTATCATGAGCACACGGGCAAAGCCTGGGGCGACGTGAATAACTACCATATGATTCTGAATACTTCTGATCTGGGCGTGGAGAACTGCGCGGATATCCTGATGAGGTATTTTGAGCAGAAAGAATATATCTAA